One stretch of Bombus terrestris chromosome 5, iyBomTerr1.2, whole genome shotgun sequence DNA includes these proteins:
- the LOC105665735 gene encoding uncharacterized protein LOC105665735 isoform X1 — protein MPITSSSTGKSKVKRPQSKRMTEYSTCSKLLSNSVHKKDYERPQPIKIAQLLRLPENVKGIPQDSVRKRTQPERLGALSNKKNIRANVEQSGIQIESCKKHVRRFLNFNGTPINATKNNNENKTQPDKSEQFHHKISKPIKKRSLLLPPNAIKDKYLEKCNVNITRQSTIYEISREIDEINTDSKNENKITSESLAVNINSAVPSKNRQIYNEQKIVQCSNNSKPNPIDINRVQLLETLHVALKSSQQIITNNENQVFTQNNSIHEKFIPNKSALKCDISSKPKETDNCIQNLYNDIEDIKLVASGNCTNVESPEVICINKDKIIRLEHDLKDLLKETEERIPKLRSLLTHVTELLVKDRDITSDTENRSNKMMDKGVQVETCCKSVQYSEEQLKTPITHIPQITVINKKDSNESKSTGNDENKENDRGFNIRRMSDTAVADGSFLELENQLNIMHAKPIQNYLSKPKTPKSLKKCKLNRSLREYMALKSNINFLETPDSKKFKSLCQVDSIDKSVNVTYISNKLLTDLQNLYSESPDS, from the exons atgcCTATTACATCTAGTTCAACA GGTAAATCCAAAGTTAAGCGACCACAGTCAAAAAGGATGACAGAATATTCAACATGTTCAAAATTACTATCAAACAGCGTACATAAAAAAG ACTATGAAAGACCTCAACCAATTAAAATTGCACAATTGCTTCGTCTACCCGAAAATGTAAAAGGCATTCCTCAAGACAgtg TACGTAAAAGAACACAACCAGAAAGATTGGGTGCACTttcaaacaaaaaaaatataagggCAAATGTGGAACAAAGTG gTATTCAAATTGAATCCTGTAAAAAGCATGTACgtagatttcttaattttaatggTACTCCTATTAATGCTACaaaaaataacaatgaaaataaaactcAACCAGATAAATCTGAGCAGTTTCATCATAAGATTTCTAAACcaataaagaaaagaagtttATTACTACCACCAAATgctataaaagataaatatttagaaaaatgtaaTGTGAACATAACTAGGCAGTCaacaatatatgaaatatcaagagaaatagatgaaataaatactgactctaaaaatgaaaataaaatcacGAGTGAATCCTTAGCTGTTAATATTAATTCTGCAGTACCATCTAAGAATAGGCAAATATATAATGAACAGAAAATTGTTCAATGTTCTAATAATTCAAAACCAAATCCTATTGATATAAATCGTGTACAACTTTTGGAAACATTACATGTAGCATTAAAATCCTCTcaacaaataataacaaataatgagAATCAGGTGTTTACACAAAATAATTCAATACATGAGAAATTTATTCCAAACAAGAGTGCTTTAAAATGTGACATATCATCAAAACCAAAAGAAACAGATAACTgtattcaaaatttatataatgatattgaagatataaaattagTGGCTTCTGGAAATTGTACAAATGTGGAATCACCTGAGGTGATCTgtataaataaagataaaattattcgattgGAACATGACTTAAaagatttattaaaagaaacagaGGAAAGGATACCTAAATTAAGATCACTATTAACACATGTCACAGAATTACTTGTAAAAGATAGAGATATTACTTCTGATACTGAGAATAGAAGTAATAAAATGATGGACAAAGGAGTGCAAGTAGAAACTTGTTGCAAATCAGTACAATATTCAGAAGAACAGTTGAAGACACCTATTACACATATACCACAAATTACAGTAATAAACAAAAAGGATTCAAATGAAAGTAAGTCAACTGGAAatgatgaaaataaagaaaatgacAGAGGTTTCAATATAAGAAGAATGTCTGATACTGCAGTAGCAGATGGAAGTtttctagaattagaaaatcAACTTAATATTATGCACGCAAAACCTATTCAGAATTACTTATCTAAACCAAAGACTCCTAAAAGTCTAAAAAAATGTAAGCTGAATCGATCACTCAGAGAATATATGGCTTTAAagtcaaatataaattttttagaaactCCAGATAGTAAAAAGTTCAAATCATTATGTCAAGTAGATAGCATAGATAAATCTGTTAATGTAACATATATATCAAATAAACTGCTCACGGATCTTCAGAATTTATACTCTGAATCACCAGATTCttaa
- the LOC105665735 gene encoding uncharacterized protein LOC105665735 isoform X2, whose amino-acid sequence MTEYSTCSKLLSNSVHKKDYERPQPIKIAQLLRLPENVKGIPQDSVRKRTQPERLGALSNKKNIRANVEQSGIQIESCKKHVRRFLNFNGTPINATKNNNENKTQPDKSEQFHHKISKPIKKRSLLLPPNAIKDKYLEKCNVNITRQSTIYEISREIDEINTDSKNENKITSESLAVNINSAVPSKNRQIYNEQKIVQCSNNSKPNPIDINRVQLLETLHVALKSSQQIITNNENQVFTQNNSIHEKFIPNKSALKCDISSKPKETDNCIQNLYNDIEDIKLVASGNCTNVESPEVICINKDKIIRLEHDLKDLLKETEERIPKLRSLLTHVTELLVKDRDITSDTENRSNKMMDKGVQVETCCKSVQYSEEQLKTPITHIPQITVINKKDSNESKSTGNDENKENDRGFNIRRMSDTAVADGSFLELENQLNIMHAKPIQNYLSKPKTPKSLKKCKLNRSLREYMALKSNINFLETPDSKKFKSLCQVDSIDKSVNVTYISNKLLTDLQNLYSESPDS is encoded by the exons ATGACAGAATATTCAACATGTTCAAAATTACTATCAAACAGCGTACATAAAAAAG ACTATGAAAGACCTCAACCAATTAAAATTGCACAATTGCTTCGTCTACCCGAAAATGTAAAAGGCATTCCTCAAGACAgtg TACGTAAAAGAACACAACCAGAAAGATTGGGTGCACTttcaaacaaaaaaaatataagggCAAATGTGGAACAAAGTG gTATTCAAATTGAATCCTGTAAAAAGCATGTACgtagatttcttaattttaatggTACTCCTATTAATGCTACaaaaaataacaatgaaaataaaactcAACCAGATAAATCTGAGCAGTTTCATCATAAGATTTCTAAACcaataaagaaaagaagtttATTACTACCACCAAATgctataaaagataaatatttagaaaaatgtaaTGTGAACATAACTAGGCAGTCaacaatatatgaaatatcaagagaaatagatgaaataaatactgactctaaaaatgaaaataaaatcacGAGTGAATCCTTAGCTGTTAATATTAATTCTGCAGTACCATCTAAGAATAGGCAAATATATAATGAACAGAAAATTGTTCAATGTTCTAATAATTCAAAACCAAATCCTATTGATATAAATCGTGTACAACTTTTGGAAACATTACATGTAGCATTAAAATCCTCTcaacaaataataacaaataatgagAATCAGGTGTTTACACAAAATAATTCAATACATGAGAAATTTATTCCAAACAAGAGTGCTTTAAAATGTGACATATCATCAAAACCAAAAGAAACAGATAACTgtattcaaaatttatataatgatattgaagatataaaattagTGGCTTCTGGAAATTGTACAAATGTGGAATCACCTGAGGTGATCTgtataaataaagataaaattattcgattgGAACATGACTTAAaagatttattaaaagaaacagaGGAAAGGATACCTAAATTAAGATCACTATTAACACATGTCACAGAATTACTTGTAAAAGATAGAGATATTACTTCTGATACTGAGAATAGAAGTAATAAAATGATGGACAAAGGAGTGCAAGTAGAAACTTGTTGCAAATCAGTACAATATTCAGAAGAACAGTTGAAGACACCTATTACACATATACCACAAATTACAGTAATAAACAAAAAGGATTCAAATGAAAGTAAGTCAACTGGAAatgatgaaaataaagaaaatgacAGAGGTTTCAATATAAGAAGAATGTCTGATACTGCAGTAGCAGATGGAAGTtttctagaattagaaaatcAACTTAATATTATGCACGCAAAACCTATTCAGAATTACTTATCTAAACCAAAGACTCCTAAAAGTCTAAAAAAATGTAAGCTGAATCGATCACTCAGAGAATATATGGCTTTAAagtcaaatataaattttttagaaactCCAGATAGTAAAAAGTTCAAATCATTATGTCAAGTAGATAGCATAGATAAATCTGTTAATGTAACATATATATCAAATAAACTGCTCACGGATCTTCAGAATTTATACTCTGAATCACCAGATTCttaa